Proteins encoded within one genomic window of Bacteroides sedimenti:
- a CDS encoding aspartate kinase produces the protein MKVLKFGGTSVGSAERMKEVAKLITDGEKKIVVLSAMSGTTNTLVEISDYLYKKNPDGANEIINELEKKYKKHVDELYSTDEYKQKGLEIIKSHFDYIRSYTKDLFTLFEEKVVLAQGELISTAMVNNYLCECGVKSVLLPALEFMRTDKNAEPDPKYIKEKLAVQLELYPDAEIYITQGFICRNAYGEIDNLQRGGSDYTASLIGAAVNAAEIQIWTDIDGLHNNDPRIVDKTAPVRQLHFEEAAELAYFGAKILHPTCVQPAKYANIPVRLLNTMEPTAPGTLISNETEKDKIKAVAAKDNITAIKIKSSRMLLAHGFLRKVFEIFESYQTSIDMVCTSEVGVSVSIDNTKHLPEILDDLKKYGTVTVDQDMCIICVVGDLKWENVGFEAIALDAMRNIPVRMISYGGSNYNISFLIKESDKKAALQSLSDLLFNNK, from the coding sequence ATGAAAGTTTTAAAGTTTGGAGGTACTTCCGTTGGTTCTGCCGAACGGATGAAAGAGGTTGCCAAATTAATTACCGATGGTGAAAAGAAGATTGTAGTGCTTTCAGCGATGTCGGGCACAACAAACACATTAGTCGAAATTTCGGATTACTTATACAAAAAGAATCCTGATGGTGCCAATGAAATCATCAACGAATTAGAAAAGAAATATAAAAAACATGTTGATGAGCTCTATTCTACAGATGAGTATAAACAGAAAGGGCTGGAAATCATTAAATCACATTTTGATTACATTCGTTCTTACACCAAAGATCTGTTTACACTCTTCGAAGAGAAAGTGGTTCTTGCACAGGGAGAACTGATTTCCACTGCAATGGTAAACAACTACCTTTGCGAATGTGGCGTAAAATCGGTTTTACTTCCGGCACTCGAGTTTATGCGTACAGACAAAAACGCTGAACCAGACCCTAAATACATCAAAGAAAAGCTTGCGGTTCAGTTAGAGCTTTATCCTGATGCTGAAATTTACATCACTCAAGGATTCATCTGCCGCAATGCTTATGGTGAAATTGATAACCTACAACGTGGTGGTAGCGACTATACCGCTTCATTGATTGGTGCTGCCGTAAATGCTGCCGAGATTCAGATCTGGACAGATATCGACGGACTTCACAACAACGATCCTCGCATTGTTGACAAAACAGCTCCGGTTCGCCAGCTTCATTTTGAAGAAGCAGCCGAATTGGCTTATTTTGGTGCAAAGATTCTTCACCCTACATGTGTTCAGCCGGCAAAATATGCAAATATTCCGGTTCGTCTGCTAAACACCATGGAACCAACAGCTCCAGGTACGCTTATCTCAAACGAAACAGAAAAAGATAAAATCAAGGCCGTTGCTGCAAAAGATAATATCACTGCTATCAAGATCAAATCAAGCCGCATGCTATTGGCACACGGATTCCTTAGAAAGGTGTTCGAAATATTCGAAAGCTACCAGACTTCTATCGACATGGTGTGTACTTCTGAAGTAGGAGTTTCAGTTTCAATCGACAACACAAAACATTTACCCGAAATTCTGGACGACCTGAAGAAATATGGTACTGTAACAGTTGATCAGGATATGTGTATTATCTGTGTTGTGGGTGACTTAAAATGGGAAAATGTAGGATTCGAGGCAATTGCACTTGATGCAATGCGCAATATTCCTGTTCGTATGATTTCTTATGGTGGGAGCAATTACAATATTTCGTTTCTCATCAAGGAATCAGACAAAAAAGCTGCTTTGCAGTCACTTAGCGATCTACTGTTTAATAACAAATAA
- a CDS encoding cell division ATP-binding protein FtsE: MSEPLINYLNVEIAQQDACLLRNVNMQVNAGDFLYIIGKVGTGKTSLLKTIYGELSIASGEAEVLGSNIKSIKRKNIPQLRRKLGIIFQDFQLLTDRTVNGNLEFVLRATGWKDKQEIKNRIDEVLEQVGMTNKEDRFPNELSGGEQQRIVIARAILNSPSIILADEPTGNLDAETGRKIVELLHNISRNGASVIMTTHNTQLVKEFPGLVFKCKNNELQDATHEFYNETRSLNKEEHEINESALETTYSQAEFVSEEEADNE; encoded by the coding sequence ATGAGCGAACCACTCATTAACTATCTGAATGTAGAAATTGCCCAACAGGATGCTTGTTTACTTAGAAATGTGAACATGCAAGTGAATGCTGGTGATTTTTTATATATAATAGGGAAAGTAGGAACAGGTAAAACCAGCTTACTGAAGACTATTTATGGAGAATTGAGTATCGCTTCAGGGGAAGCAGAGGTATTAGGAAGTAATATAAAGTCTATAAAGCGAAAGAATATTCCACAACTCAGAAGAAAACTTGGAATCATTTTTCAGGATTTTCAGCTGTTGACAGACCGTACGGTCAATGGAAATTTAGAATTTGTATTACGTGCCACTGGATGGAAAGATAAACAGGAAATAAAAAACCGCATTGATGAAGTACTTGAGCAGGTTGGGATGACAAATAAAGAGGATAGATTCCCTAATGAGCTATCTGGAGGAGAACAACAACGCATTGTTATTGCAAGAGCAATATTAAACTCTCCTTCCATAATACTAGCCGATGAACCAACCGGTAATTTAGATGCAGAAACGGGACGAAAAATTGTTGAGCTGCTTCACAACATCAGCCGCAATGGAGCCTCTGTAATCATGACAACTCATAATACACAATTAGTGAAAGAATTTCCGGGTTTAGTTTTCAAATGCAAAAATAATGAATTACAGGATGCTACTCATGAATTTTATAATGAAACAAGATCTCTGAACAAAGAAGAACATGAGATAAATGAGTCAGCATTAGAGACGACTTACTCACAAGCCGAATTTGTAAGTGAAGAAGAGGCGGACAATGAATAA